The following nucleotide sequence is from Mangifera indica cultivar Alphonso chromosome 17, CATAS_Mindica_2.1, whole genome shotgun sequence.
caggaaattgttaatttttagaattacggtaggaaaagattttttaaataaaatttttaaacagtgattttacccctaatagTAATATCCAAACTTAACAAatgggtgagtatttaaatttttgaaaattagtatATATGACTTTGgatttacactaaaccttgggtggaaataagtcttttggcctaaaatttaaaatgatttgtataaaattcttaaaataccatataacattgtttcctttctaatataaaacatactataatattaaaataataaaattatatatgcacatttttagtatattatttgagtacatagatgatgtgttattatgtgattgaataattttgaattaaagacaaGTAACACTTAgtcacaaaataacatattatttctgtatctaaattatatatataaaatgtatatgaaaaagtaatatatctcatttacatTTTACAATTTTGGAGTCCTTTTACGGTCATTGAGATTAACCATTTCTTTTAGTAATGTGCATTAATCTACAAACCgcattaaattttgatatacaatGCTTTAAAAACTCACTCAAACAAGATAACCGTGAACCTAGACAATGTTGGGTCAACTTTGGCCCATGATGAACCATACAAATGAAGAAGGCCAAAAGCCAGAGATGCGAAGCCCATAAGCCAATTAGCAGCCCAATACTCATCTGCGTGAATTGCATGTGTTTCATGTATATTTGGTATTTCAATTGTCATTGGTTAAAAAAGCAAAACCTTATTTGgttttgacattttatttttccagcacattttcttctttttcaggAATATTGCTTTTCTGATTAGGTGGGTCTCCTCCACAACCctatttcacttttctctctGTTTTTATAACTAACAACTCGTAATTACATTAGTTTTccttgataattatttattaaatgtgagCCGGGTTCCGGTTTCCTTTTGTTAAcatattatatacaataataatatatatgtatataattttatatacaaataatgatatgttaatatattatatgtgtgtgtgtgtataaactttaaacttaaactaataGTGCTGAAACCATAAAAACTATAATAAGCTCATTTTGGACAAGGACTTGGGTTTTCAAGAATAgagttggattcaaattgaattaaacttaagtttaCCTATACTCAAGTTCATCGAATTTGTTTTAGAGgtgtttgagtttaactcatttGAGAAGAATTGAGTTCAAGTtcggtttaatattaaaacgatatcattttaatgtgtattgatcaaaacaacattgttttaatcGATTTGTATCGAATTTTTCAGGCTCACGAGCGTTACAAGCTAAATACTTCTAAAACTCTTActtgaactcaagttttaaaatattgaatttttagaCTCTGACTCAAACTCGTTTAAACGAAGTTTATTTTTGGCTCATTCaagcttaattcaaatttgaattcaagtaaacttgatttgaatttaccCATATTCAAAGATGTGCATAAGTGgaaaatgaaatatcaaaagatttatattaatttttcaaactaaactggAGCAAAGCTTGACACGGCTTGATTATTCCTCCATTAGAGACCATGCGCATATGTTAATACAAAAATGAAGTGAAAGGAAAACATAATGACAAATGATGGCTACAACTGTAGAAGCccactaaattttaaaacattttgtaATGATGCTCACACGCCCATCCCAACTTCTGTTTCTATTTTATAATTGCATACAGATTATGGGTTTAATCTTTGCATtccataaatatgaattttattcttttgtataaacataatataaacttggggagacccacacctgaaaaacTATTTATTGAGATTAAAAAGTCTAAAGTCATATAAACCTCATATTAAAAGtctatattttcaaatatggaATTTAAGTTTCATACTTTATACTTAAGATTCTAACATAACTTCATGCTCAATAGTCCCAACACTTATATGGGTTGACTGTACGCTATCTCTCTGTTAGTTCTGGATAAACACTACAAATGTCGATGTTACTAACCATATCAAATGATTACAGTTGAAAGACGTAATAGTGACTTTGATACCAAACAATACGAATTTAGAGAGAATCATACCTTAAAAGTTAACAATTGAGATTGAAGAGCTTAAAGgtattcatattttctaatatacGATCTAAGTCTCATAACTTACACTTAGGGTTTAGAtgttacaaaataaaattaaaaaaaacaagaaattaattaaagtagCTTTTTAAAGCACCTAAACgatttgaactaatttttaCTCTATTCTCTAACTTTAGCCtctcaaatatttttctaatattttatctaaaatttagttaaaatgaaaaataaattaataaaaaaggaatctattatttgataataataaacaaaaaatttttattggtagaaagttttatcataaaaaacCAGTAGGTGtaataatgattaattatttcatatCACACATTTTAGtcactaaaattatatttaatcactGTTTATTATATTGAGtcattattaataacaaattttgaaatcaaaccTTTTCGATAAACCGTATATTTCTTAATGcataaaaataggtaaaaatattaattttaaataaattattttaattaattgtttaagtaaaaatttattatttcattattttaaataggaCTCCTAACatagtaatattaattaaaatagataaaaaaaaaattttgtctaaaCGTTTTTAAACAAGCttttgatgtaattatttttttaagcaaatttattttttatttcaatccCTTCAACCTTTTTTTGTTTGACTCAGCCAATGACAATGTATTTTAGTTGTATATCATCGCAATGAATACAAGATAACttgataacttatattataataaattgaaacttttgttaaaaactcgttataaaaatttttataaataaaagtttaaaactttgaatGTTGATTTCTTAGAgaagtttgatttagtttatttgtttagttATTGATTATATTGGTTGTATAGATAATAAATATCAGTtatattacttaaaataaaataagttttgatGTCAGATTggaacagaaaatagaaacgTGATTTTCTAAAAATCGAGTGTCTATGTGAGTGCAAGtgtgtgcatgcatgcatgtctttcgttttatataaaaacatgcaAGAATGCATGTGAAAGAAATGCACACATTCttagtatttatttaaaacatgaatgcaagaaaaatatttttaaacaaacaaaagagatcagttttcaaataaactaatcaaattttcaaacctcTCTCAGAAAtcagttttcaaacttaaaaaattagtatttaaagttttaaatatttatctgtgAAAATTTCCacatcaaattttcaataaaagttttaatttattatggtataaattatcaaactattttgtatttaatatgatgatatactGTTAGAGTGTACCATCATTGATTGTATTAAAAAAGAGCACACTAAGTGAAAGATATactaaagaaaaatgatattactagaataaacaacaaatttatttaaaaaaaataattgtttcaaAAGTGTATCTAATAccattttataagtaataattttttctattttaattaatatccctcctacctaagttaaaaataaaaatattagaaaagttAAAGAAACGAGAAATATAAAAGGTAGGTTAtacaaaggccaaaggactatttcacccccaagtttaagTGATATTTAAAGTCACACCagtgaagtttgaaaaacttataatCTCATCCATTTGTTAAAAATCCcagggtaaaataattatttaataaaaaattttaaaatataaagttttattcattTACCCCCCTCagtttgaaaacttacaattctctcccctacctaaagtttaaaaaatcaatatttctccTTTAGGATTTACAAATGTTGCCAAAGATGGTCGTCTCTGATGGTATCAGCTCTCCCTCTCGAGTTAACTCTTTCTGTCAATCACTTTTCAACCACCGATGAAGGCTAATTTTGTCGATAAAAACAATTGTTAAAGGTCTCAGACGAAGACGATGTGGCTGTCTAAGACCTCTAATGGTCATCTTCATCTCGGATGAAGACGTCGAAGGAATTAGCTTTCGTCGTTGACTGAAAAGTGATTGACAAAGAGAGTTAAGTTGGGAGAGGGAACCGACGCCATCAGAGATGGGGCAGTGCATTGTATTTGATGATGATTTGTAAATCCTAaggggaaaattttgattttttaaactttaggtgaaaggatttgtgagattttcaaattaaggggagacaaatataataaaactttagtttttttttaaaagacgGTTTTAGCTTTAATCGtatatgagatttttaatgGATAGGTagtattttgagttttttaaacctcaTGGGCGTGATTTAGGATTGGTACTTAAACTTGGTTGGAAAATGTTCCTTTGGCCTAATACATATAGTGAGGATGGTAGGGGTTGGAGTAGGGGATTGCAACTCGCAAgttggaagaagaaaataaaatagcacGCAAATCAAAACATGATTTCCGCCGGGAAGACCAGAAACCACGTCCCTGCATGACACGTTTATCAACGAACGTGTATTGGATGCTCTGCCATGCAATTTGAACTTTACCAAAAATCATCGTCATATTATTGCCTTCTAAAGctcctctttttattttcacttttctctACTTTTCATACCCTAAAGTTACAAATTTCATTAAACCCAAGTAGATTTGGATTTCCATTTGCTTTTTGCCTACACTATTTAAAAGCTTTTTCATCTTGTTTTGCATGAATTATTTCACCAAGAATCTGATTCTGTTacctaattttatttcttcGAAAATGATAgacacattataatatataccaaaatcaaaatttttaagatttgacttcatcttcatctaattcagacgaaactcttcatcttcttgactTTTATGGATTGTTGGAGGAAgagatgaaaagagaaaaaccaCCATCGAAAGAAGAGAAAACGTTGGGAGGGAGAGATTTGTCAAAGATGGTGTCAGAAAAATGTTTGAAGATTAAAGAGTAAATCCCAAGTGGgggaagggggggggggggggggggatattgtttttttttaactttatacagagaaaatttgttaatttttaaggtttagagaaaaaaaaagatacaatTTTAAGCGTAACGAATTCATAATTGAGTAAAaagatttttcataattatcGGGTAAACTCTTCGAAATGCAACCATCTTTAAAGTGGGAATAAGTGCTTTGGCCTGAATTATTTTACAAAGAATCTGATTCTGTTAACTCAATGTTATTTCTTGGAAAATGATAGaaacattataatataaatcaatatcaaaatttttaagatttgacTTTCAAGTCTAATCCATCCATTGcttttcttgttttaattttgctttgccttcttttctttttccataaATCAACCACATAAAAAGCATCAACCCACAACATTCAACTAATAATTGGATTTCAACATTAACATTGACATTAACATGACCCACCCACCATCAAAATTACAATTGATTTTTCCACcaatttaaatgacaaaattacccttacAACTTTCTACGAATTACATGAACTATTACGCATCCTTCCAAATATTTTCTGTCCAGGGGCAAGAATAGCCATTGGATCATAGCATGCCTTCATCTGGACAAATCGTTCCCATTTACCTCCAAAATGTTCCTTCCATTCCTCTTGTGTTTTGTAGTTAGGCATATATAACTTGTAATCGAATCTGTTCCGGCTGCAATGATCAACAATTTGACGGTTTTGTGACACCAATTTGTCAACTTCTAGACCGCTCGGTGCGGGTGAAGTAAATCGGAGCAATGCAATGATGTAGAAGATATCTTCATTTGGTATCACCTCCGATGTACGATTATCCCACCTAATAATACAATTGAAAAGGAATAATTAAGTATCAATGAATGGTAAGATTGATTTCTTCACTTGATTGGGTAAGTTTGTAAGAGAGCAAACTGCCTGGTACATAGGAATTTAACATTAGTATACAATGTGCGCACCACTCAAGGACAAAATAGTCAATTACAAAATCGTAGCTGGACCCCAGGAAAATTATGGTGCCATTATAGCTAGGTAGGCGAATAAATATCCTTGTCGTTTCTCAAATGACAGACTAACCACGACACTTACCTCTCTTGTTACCTCATTTTCCATCAAAGATTAACTTTTAACGACTAAATTACCCTCAACTCCCAacctattgttttttttttaatcaaaaacttgtttgtatttattagataaataaatctATGATACAATAATTAGACTCATAATCGTGAtatcaataaatcaaaattttatatatacgtgaaaaacttgaattgaaatttttattttaaaaatttcaataatttaccCATTTTGTTAACAGGTCACCCCACTGTATCTTTATCCCACAGGCACGCACAGTTTTCAGACATGACACGTGTGGATGGTCCAATCAGGTCAAAGTAAATTAATTACACGTGACAAGAAAGGAAGTGCTTACTTGCTTCGTAGAAGAGGGTAAATTAGCATGGGCCCACCGACACCATTGGTCAAGATCTTcttgaagatctcttcgtcaaaTTCTTTTATGTCTGCTTTTGCAACGAACATGTTCAACCAAGGGTGAGGAGACTCCCAGTTTCCATTGGCTTTTGCCTGTTCCTCTGCACGCTTTACACGCAGGAGAAAATCCACGTAGCTCAGGTCCACTTGGAATTTCAGCTTCTTGATAAATCCTAGCTGTCCAAGAAATCTCTTCACCACCTGTCCAAAACAAGGACATATATGTCATTTAAACTAAAGGCTTTTTCGTCATTTTACAACTTCGGGGGGGGGGGACCAATATTCCttatcaaaattcaattatcaaCTCTAGATGTTGCAATACTGTTTTAACCTTAGTACAGTTATAATATTACGAAAATGACCCCACCAGAAAACAGAAAAACCAGAAACAGTAGTACAGTAGAATGTCATTTGCGTAATAAAATAAGGATAATGAGGACAATAAGATATTCTACTGTGTCAGAAAATCCAATGGAAGATACATTATACTGTATGGTCAGTTTTCAAGTCTCGAACCATATAATTCCCCTCTCCTGGTGTTATGTATGGAGGACGAGAATAAGCAGTCCTCCATCGCTCAGTGCTCGACACGTGTAAGTGCGATCTGAGTCTTCCGACTTTATCTGCGGACTAGGTCGTGAAAATTGCTTACCGTATCAACTGCGGAAGGCTTGTCGCTGTTGTTGTAATGAAGAGCGAGTTCAAGGCAGTAGAGAACTGAGTCAGAGTTTCCGGGTAAGTGAGCCGAGTCGAACCGTTGGTTCGGGTTCAGTGACACAGAAGGCCATCCGTTAACCGGATCATCACTGTTCACGAATACGAAGCCTTCCACGTAGTCAAACGACTCGCCACCGCTTTGACGAGTCACCAGGAACTCAGCGTCCCGAGTAAACTCATCGAACTCGGAATACACCACCCTTATCCATCTCACCTAATTACATTACAACATTAATAAACAATCTGATTACGTAGCGTAAACGTGCtttgttaaattaataagaagaaaaaagaaaaaagaaaaaggaaataccCACCATATCCGGTGCTGACTGTACCAGAACTCGAGCTCTGGTTATGATGCCGAACTGACCAAGGCCGCCAAGGACACTGAAGAACAATTCGGAGTTTTTCTTTTCTGAGCAAATTACAACTTCGCCCCTTCCAGTTACCACCTCTAGCTCGGCAATGTTCGCCGTTTGTGGGCCGTAACGGAAGGTCTGTCCACTAACGCCAGCGTTAGATAGAGTTCCCCCCACCGTTAAACCCAGATAATCTGTCCACGACCTCGGAGCCATACCATACTCTTCAACGCAGCGTTTTAGGACATCTTCCCATAATGCCCCTCCAGACACATCCACATAGGTTGAATCATTAATTTTGCGTAATTTAAAGTGGTTGTTCTCAGTGGAACGCATATTTATGATAAGCCCACGGTCGACCATCGCCTGGCCGTTGATTGAGTGGCCGTTTCCCCTTGCTGCTACCGTCAGAGTCGTTGACAGTGAAGCCGCGATTACCCTCGCCACGTCATCGGCACCCGATGGTCTAATTACAGCTAGCGGTCTACGAGAGTACAGTCCTCCAAAATCTCTATCGGCGGCGGCCGGACTCTCGATAGTGCCTTGGAGGTCAAGGGTCTTGCACATAACTGAAGCCTCAACGGCTTCTCTGGATTCGACCTCGTTCTCGGGAACGAATCTCTCAAGACAAGCTATCATATTTTCCGGTAAAAACTGAAATGGGCTTGTTTAACGGATGAATTCGCCGGTGACCGGTAATCTTGTTTGCttcaaagaaaaaacaaaggagAAATAAGCGTTCATATGCAATGGTATGACAGCTGAGAGTTAAAGGCCTTAAATAGGTGAAGATTGGGGTGAATTTAGAAATTAACTGTGGTTAATTGAGTACAGGTGATTGTCAGTTTCAATAACTGTGTTGATGCTGTAATCCTAATAACACCCTCTGTCTGCCACTTCCacgtattaaatatatataattctggtttttcattttaatcttGAATTCCCATCCTGTGGTGACGAAAATGAACATTTGGTAAAcatgaaataaaattgtatacttTAGTCCTAATGGCCATAGTTGAGTGTTATCAACATGCCAACTATTCCATCgcaaaagttaacaaaaatgatataattataagatttcTTTAGAGGAGGGTCTGAGTTTAAACTacgttaattttataattagtcAAATCATAActtattatttaatgaaatcGATTGGGACTCTcgatcattaaaaaaaaaaaaatcaattactcTCCTTATAATAATTTACGAAGAAAATAAATCTAAACAAAGATACTTAAGGAATCTCATTTTAGGCTTGGTGGGtcaactttattttaataaaaaatgcattaattttatataaaattcaatgcTTGACTTCAAACTTTaaagaattgaatttgagtgacataatttattaagagtaatattataaatatgtatatattttttaacacataattaaatatataaatgatatattattatataatttaatataattttatttttaatttaaaatatttaattatattataatatatttatatacttaattatatattaaaaaatatgtatatttaatattattggtttattaatttttaacgaGAGGACATAAACCCCAATCCATTATTGGGTGGGGTGCTCTCATTTGCCCGCCGCCTGAATGTTATCCATTAAATGGATCACAAAATAAGAAATTGGAAGGGCCAAAAAAATTTGTCCAGATtgtacataatttgattttataaatcggccaaaggacttattcctactcaaatattattgtattcctaaattaatatatattaattataaaaaatctaaatacttattcgtagtatattaaaattaacaaaattagttaatattatttattttttttttaaatttaaaaaaattaataatttatctatgttaaattttaaaatattatatttttttctttagaatttttttctttttttccctccCTTTTTCAACGTTATCACCAACCGatttctctctccttttctGACACTAAAAACTGTCAAAGAACGTTCTCATCACTAGATAAAGACGAATTTAACATTTCAACTgtttataaatgagtatttagatttttaataattgatagatACCAATTTAGGAATGCACTAAACTTTGCGTGAGAATAAGTCCATTGGCCTTGTAAAAcacttaatatatatagatgGTTCACTAaatatttagaaagaaaaatgaaattcctGTCAGATTTAACCACCAACTAGCTATAATTTTGGTGCATTCGACAACAACATTAGTgcgaatatttatttatttttggcaaATTATGTGATGTTTAATGGCATCAATCACATGGATGGCAACACCTTAGTAAaaatagcctttttttttttttttgcaataaaaTGCTAATTCAATTATGTTAGAAAAACCCCAATATGTGgtcaatttttgaaattttgtttctttgttatCAATCTTGCGATCCACCTATTTCGACAATGACCATTGACACAAATGATACTGCAACCAaagtaaaattagaaaatataattgattatttttggCTTTAATCTCATGCAAAATTGTCAAGTTTGGACGTATGGAGATGCACAAacatttcaaaagaaaagaaatgaaagtaATGTAGAGAAATGCTAAATGCCAAATCGCAAAGTAGCATAGATAATCTTATTTTCTATGATACTCTTATGTAAATCTCATATCAATAAGacataaaaaagatattatatatgtttgtatatCTCATATTATTTggagatgaaaagattaaactgattaaatcgTTTGTGTGTTCTTTAAACTGTCAAAATATGTTTTGAGTTACAAAAtctacaaacaaaattatgatgaattgtgtatctaaaatgaacaatattttaatagtggatcaaactattgaattaaaaatattatttaataaaatttatataaatatatatttcattgagttaatttttttatgggtATACcacaattaattttgttaaatgctTAACGTAATTCATAATAAAATCTAGGTTGCATTACAAGTGTCAATTATTCATTTTGTTAGACTTGGAATGAGAAGACTTAGTAAAgtaaactattataaaaagaGTTTACATTTCTTTGCCAATGCATACACGATAAATTACCCCATtcaaaatatcatcatttttagcGTATATGGGAAAGGAAAACATGTTCTCCAAATAGATAGTCGATTAACTTTAAAGGCAATATCTACATCAACTATGTCACAAtcagatttttttaattcctttacttattgataaatataataaaactatgtgtatatatttttgatatataatttaaaaacacagataatgtattattatgtgatttgatgattctaaattaaagataaaataatattcaatcatataatgacatataatttatatattcaatccAACGTACAAAAGTTTGAAAGCACACAGATCCATCACACGAAGCTAAAGTGAAAacgaaaaggaaaaaagtagaTGTGATTGCTTTACATTTATCCTTGCACTTTGTCTTAGTTTGGCATTacaacaattaataaaaataatagtggGTTTCCTTTTGACTGATTCATATAgattttgtgataataaagtATCAATTATATCTCAACTTTACAAGCAAATTCCAactataaacaaatattttgattatttccaTAACCATTTAGAAACAAAtttctataaattatataccaacTTTATATTTGTTTGGTAAAAGATGGGGTATTAGCTAAGGACAAAACcagcaatattttaaaataaagttctAAGTTAGGAAGGAAGAAAATGACTTAATTCGGAAGCGCATGGAACAACACTTAATTCAATCTTCTCTCACTTAATATGAAGATAACTCAAGCGGGCAACACAAGAGGATGTATGATATATGAgcatttatatatgtgtgtgtgtgcgcgtgCACGTGCATAAGATACTAGTAGagttaaaagtttaagtttttagCTCTGATGGTCCTTTGTGTACATGTGGTATCAAAATCTTCAAGGTTTGAGTCTTGTTGGAGGTAAAAATGGGTAATATGTGAATATGCAAAATAAGATTCATATTTAACTCTTACATAAGAAAACTAACACGAAGAAGTTATCTGATTGGTATTGAGAACgcatgaaatattaaaaaatatctctaGCTCTGATGGTATTTTGTGCATgcgcacacacacatatatataaatttaccaacaatggataaattttttaaattggaaTATCATACAATAAAAGGCAATTgctatttaacttttttatctttagGGTAAGGTTAGAGCTTACCTTAATCTaagtttaatcataattatattgtttatagaAATGTCTTGGTTAAATCAACTTGTATTATGTTATTCCTATTTCGCACATAgtttctttatataaataaatttattgaatattcGGTGTATCATTTCAAGTAATAATCAATTCTCTTTTTTGGTGGTGCATTGACTAAAGAGTACTTCGATcgcaagaaaaagaaattgctCTATTCTTCTTATTGgatgaattaaataacatttaattataaatcccATTGGAACGATAGAAACTCCGGTTTAtactttacatatttattttattttaaagcgATAATTcttataaaagttaaaaaatttgacaataacccattaatatggtatgatataataaaaaaattacgttaaaatgataattttcgaCAAAAAAGTTGTTTAGATTGGGTTtagtttgacttaaaaaaattagattgagTTTGGGTTGATACGAAACTAATTTGAATTGATCCCGAACtaacccaaaaattttaaacaaaatattatataacattataatagtgaaaaaatcattaatatcttttatattctttatttgatagaaaaaattttaatctataaaatatttattccctaattcaaattaacaaaaaaatcgaTATTACATCACTAAACACCGAATTTATATCactcaaatatatttattttaatttaataactctttttgatatacaaataaaaaacctacttgtagtttttttttatttgatgtatTATAAGTactattaatttgaacttattatatttggtgtgTTGtacttatatatttgttaatgattttaatatttgtgacaatcacattcatcatatggattagaaattaaatttcttaaatatttgataagtaGTTATTAATTTCGTTAGTTATTAGTtgcattattttgaaattgaaattgtaGACTTATTTAGattattgattatgatattctatttttttatctctacaattaatcatataaaaaaacaataagtaaatcattaatattaacttaaaataaaataattttgttttgaaaaaatatcgtttgatgttaaaatatatttttgtgtattattttataacaaatcgTATTATTCTTTGATATTTTACAAGATGTATCATTTCGTAATAAATCATGTTGTTATATATAACaagacaattttttaaaaaatgttgttttatatgaaaatatatttttgtgcattattttgtaacaaatcatGTTATTCTTTAACATTTGACAAAATTTGTCGTTTCGTAATAAATGATGTTATTATATGTTGTGTTTTGACACAATTTTTCGTGTTACATTATTTAGGTTAATTATGGTCGGGTCATGtcaatctaaaaatattttcgtttggtttaaaattgaagaattttgaCATGACTGTATTTCAAATCGAG
It contains:
- the LOC123200754 gene encoding cytokinin dehydrogenase 7, translating into MIACLERFVPENEVESREAVEASVMCKTLDLQGTIESPAAADRDFGGLYSRRPLAVIRPSGADDVARVIAASLSTTLTVAARGNGHSINGQAMVDRGLIINMRSTENNHFKLRKINDSTYVDVSGGALWEDVLKRCVEEYGMAPRSWTDYLGLTVGGTLSNAGVSGQTFRYGPQTANIAELEVVTGRGEVVICSEKKNSELFFSVLGGLGQFGIITRARVLVQSAPDMVRWIRVVYSEFDEFTRDAEFLVTRQSGGESFDYVEGFVFVNSDDPVNGWPSVSLNPNQRFDSAHLPGNSDSVLYCLELALHYNNSDKPSAVDTVVKRFLGQLGFIKKLKFQVDLSYVDFLLRVKRAEEQAKANGNWESPHPWLNMFVAKADIKEFDEEIFKKILTNGVGGPMLIYPLLRSKWDNRTSEVIPNEDIFYIIALLRFTSPAPSGLEVDKLVSQNRQIVDHCSRNRFDYKLYMPNYKTQEEWKEHFGGKWERFVQMKACYDPMAILAPGQKIFGRMRNSSCNS